In Cutaneotrichosporon cavernicola HIS019 DNA, chromosome: 1, one DNA window encodes the following:
- a CDS encoding uncharacterized protein (Protein of unknown function (DUF1604)) gives MTSRLKHKLELENVNLKSAYLNESFVKIGTPLPALSEHKKDKQEFLPAWEQEVRDEKGRRRFHGAFTGGWSAGYFNSVGSKEGWTPSTFKSSRSNRSNYQQSADDFMDEEDRQQMNEDRQLQNTETFQHDAFAGERELGDKSLSSALESLVVPAKSSIGHSILQKLGWRPGQGIGPRVTLRKLRIQQGKLGRVRAGLETETDDSTEASKHMYAPRDTTLLVYGAKDDKEGLGYQKGRGMGAIPRKRPTWGAGEDDDDPYSADATDQTHYVFDNEDVGDETIVLGQPGAPESGGDEARSGSNTARWHDGRPVLTGFVLDPKGVPKETWWAFPDIASDWKPSPTTVWDAAKKSDEQPLQGTVNGETPRGAPGRLLSHAQRGEALGEEPRVSAAKSVWEYISEKDRERLQAFAAAAKSKAVPLPSLSMAPEPELPPERATDVVIPPLSPRTASAALQGFMPYTDDGQKQERYRSYLRSQTYNTKSPFPTLLPSASVDDINQELETFAQSARIFRPMSYALSSRFASGSTSLSNSDSKVPRPGLHLYDPSKAAVEFAKPQHTEVEVKQNLTPREQAAHDGDYGPLTRVVKNFYPVKLVCRRFHVTDPHPDGPPEGEKSGTATPTTFQSVEPMSFESQFTHQAGTEVENDVPMPTSREDGEHVPTSLAEVGMADDANQGRDILTYTKPSIDIFKAIFASDDEDEDEDEPTSKAVAVVDEKPKDPFPVDEGPLDYNTFKPVFRRAGDDKKDDEGKRKKDKKKKRKGVLSFDVGDDGDEGISVKPKKKSKPSRRDDDAGVWVEKVAPGQQPEPAPTPLSAARGGATSAPPGQQEAAARNPSPMRGGRKGAADFM, from the exons ATGACTTCGCGGCTCAAGCACaaactcgagctcgagaatGTAAACCTCAAGAGCGCGTATTTGAACGAGTCTTTCGTTAAG ATTGGAACACCACTGCCAGCGCTCAGCGAAcacaagaaggacaagcaGGAGTTCTTGCCAGCATGGGAACAAGAG GTCCGAGATGAGAAGGGCCGTCGGCGCTTCCACGGCGCGTTCACTGGCGGCTGGTCCGCGGGATACTTCAACTCTGTGGGCTcgaaggaag GATGGACTCCGTCCACCTTCAAGTCGTCGCGTTCGAACCGCTCCAATTATCAGCAAAGCGCTGATGACTtcatggacgaggaagaccGGCAGCAAATGAACGAGGACCGGCAGCTGCAGAACACCGAAACGTTCCAGCATGACGCGTTTGCGGGGGAGCGCGAGCTAGGCGATAAGAG TCTGTCTTcggcgctcgagtcgctcgtTGTCCCGGCCAAGTCCTCAATTGGGCACTCGATCCTGCAGAAGCTAGGCTGGCGACCGGGGCAGGGCATCGGGCCCCGTGTGACGCTACGCAAGCTTAGGATACAGCAGGGGAAGCTGGGGCGTGTGCGTGCCGGCCTCGAGACGGAGACCGACGACTCAACCGAGGCGAGCAAGCACATGTACGCGCCTCGTGATACGACATTGCTTGTCTACGGCGCAAAGGACGATAAGGAGGGACTGGGATACCAGAAGGGACGGGGGATGGGCGCGATTCCGCGAAAGCGACCAA CGTGGGGGGCGGGagaggacgatgacgacccCTACAGTGCAGACGCGACGGACCAGACGCACTACGTCTTCGATAACGAGGATGTCGGCGATGAAACGATTGTTCTTGGGCAGCCGGGTGCCCCTGAATCCGGGGGAGATGAGGCGCGCTCTGGTTCGAACACGGCCAGATGGCACGATGGCCGACCTGTGTTGACTGGCTTCGTGTTGGATCCCAAGGGCGTGCCCAAGGAGACATG GTGGGCTTTCCCTGACATTGCAAGTGATTGGAAGCCCAGCCCCACTACCGTGTGGGACGCGGCGAAGAAGTCGGACGAACAGCCTTTGCAGGGAACAGTGAACGGCGAAACACCCCGCGGGGCACCAGGACGGCTGCTCTCGCACGCGCAG CGCGGCGAAGCCCTTGGAGAAGAGCCTCGAGTTTCTGCCGCCAAATCGGTGTGGGAGTACATCTCGGAGAAGGATCGCGAACGACTTCAAGCATTTGCTGCGGCCGCTAAATCGAAGGCAGTGCCACTGCCATCCTTGTCGATGGCGCCGGAGCCTGAGCTTCCACCAGAACGAGCTACGGACGTGGTCATCCCGCCACTGTCCCCAAGGACGGCCTCTGCAGCTTTGCAAGGATTCATGCCATACACGGACGACGGGCAGAAGCAAGAGCGATACAGGTCATACCTGCGGTCACAGACATACAACACCAAGTCGCCGTTTCCCACCCTTCTTCCGTCCGCCAGTGTCGATGATATCAACCAGGAGCTCGAGACGTTCGCACAGTCGGCGCGCATCTTCCGCCCGATGTCGTACGCCTTGTCGTCACGATTCGCGTCCGGTAGCACGTCTCTCTCCAACAGCGACTCCAAAGTGCCCCGGCCGGGACTGCACCTCTACGACCCATCCAAGGCAGCGGTCGAGTTCGCGAAGCCACAGCACACGGAGGTGGAAGTGAAGCAGAATCTCACCCCAAGGGAACAGGCGGCACATGACGGAGACTATGGGCCACTGACGCGCGTTGTGAAGAACTTCTATCCCGTCAAGCTTGTGTGTCGCCGCTTCCACGTTACCGATCCTCATCCCGATGGCCCGCCTGAGGGGGAGAAGAGCGGGACAGCCACTCCTACCACGTTCCAAAGCGTCGAGCCCATGTCGTTCGAATCGCAGTTCACTCACCAGGCAGGGACAGAGGTGGAGAACGATGTGCCAATGCCGACTTCACGGGAGGACGGAGAGCACGTCCCAACCAGTTTGGCTGAGGTCGGTATGGCAGATGACGCAAACCAGGGCCGCGACATCCTCACGTACACCAAGCCCAGCATCGACATCTTCAAAGCTATCTtcgccagcgacgacgaggatgaggacgaggacgaacCAACCTCGAAAGCTGTCGCGGTTGTGGATGAAAAGCCCAAGGACCCATTCCCTGTCGATGAAGGGCCGCTCGACTATAACACCTTCAAGCCAGTGTTCCGTCGCGCCGGTGAtgacaagaaggacgaTGAGGGGAAAAGGAAGAAAGACAAGAAGAAAAAGCGGAAGGGCGTGTTGTCCTTTGATGTAGGGGACGACGGAGACGAAGGAATCTCGGTCAAACCCAAGAAGAAATCTAAACCCTCGCGTAGGGATGACGATGCCGGAGTGTGGGTCGAGAAGGTTGCCCCTGGCCAGCAGCCTGAACCTGCTCCAACTCCCCTCTCTGCcgcccgaggaggcgctACCTCCGCACCTCCCGGCCAGCAAGAAGCCGCAGCCCGCAACCCTTCGCCTATGCGAGGCGGCCGGAAGGGAGCGGCTGATTTCATGTAG
- a CDS encoding uncharacterized protein (Catalyzes the conversion of GlcNAc-6-P into GlcNAc-1-P during the synthesis of uridine diphosphate UDP-GlcNAc, which is a biosynthetic precursor of chitin and also supplies the amino sugars for N-linked oligosaccharides of glycoproteins), whose translation MASQNQELLQAIAKAADQYPKPPVTFAYGTAGFRTLGERLPSVIFRVGMLAVLRSQRLNGATIGVMVTASHNPEPDNGVKLVDPAGEMLEQSWEAHATALANCETTQLLVSTYEDIAAQLRIDINTPASVVYAYDTRPSGPALIQALEAALGAFGDRVNTVNVGITTTPVLHYVVKATNDKSGTYGKPTIEGYYEKLATALKTLIGNRAPLAPLYVDCANGVGAVALEEFGKYVEDIITLKALNTDTKTKGALNYQCGADFVKTKQQLPPSVAEAGVLAKPDTRGASFDGDADRIVYYYLRDGKTFRLLDGDKIAVLAALFIEDLVKRAKLHDDIKVGVVQTAYANGSSTKFIKERNIPVTCTATGVKHLHHAALKYDVGVYFEANGHGTVLFSSGALETLHKAKPNSPDEVKAIKNLLALSELINQAVGDALSDLLLVEVVLAHRAWGAAEWDAGYEDLPNRLVKVEVPDRTIFLTTDAERKLTSPDGLQKLIDEAVLKVKQGRSFVRPSGTEDCVRVYAEASTTSSTDQLAAIVTDLVKQAAAAAATA comes from the exons ATGGCTTCCCAGAACCAAGAGCTCCTCCAGGCTatcgccaaggccgcggACCAGTACCCGAAGCCCCCCGTGACGTTCGCCTACGGAACCGCCGGGTTCCGCACCCT TGGCGAGCGTCTGCCGTCGGTCATCTTCCGCGTTGGCATGCTGGCGGTACTCCGCTCGCAGCGCCTCAACGGCGCGACGATTGGCGTGATGGTCACCGCGTCCCACAACCCCGAGCCC GACAACGGTGTTAAGCTTGTGGACCCTGCGGGCGAGATGCTCGAGCAGTCTTGGGAGGCCCACGCTACCGCGCTGGCCAACTGTGAGACGACACAGCTCCTGGTCTCAACGTATGAGGACATCGCAGCACAGTTGCGTATCGACATCAACACCCCCGCGTCCGTGGTTTACGCGTATGACACACGCCCCTCGGGCCCAGCACTGATCCAGGCGCTGGAGGCTGCCCTTGGTGCTTTCGGGGACCGCGTCAACACTGTCAACGTTGgcatcaccaccaccccggTTCTCCACTacgtcgtcaaggccaCCAACGACAAGTCTGGCACGTACGGTAAGCCCACGATCGAGGGGTATTACGAGAAGCTTGCGACCGCGCTCAAGACTCTCATTGGCAATCGTGCACCCTTGGCCCCCCTGTACGTCGACTGCGCAAATGGCGTCGGAGCCGTCGCACTGGAGGAGTTCGGCAAGTACGTCGAGGACATTATCACGCTCAAGGCTCTCAACACGGACaccaagaccaagggcGCGCTCAATTACCAGTGCGGCGCCGACTTCGTCAAGACCAAGCAGCAGCTCCCGCCATCGGTGGCAGAGGCTGGCGTCCTCGCGAAGCCCGACACGCGCGGCGCTTCCTTCGACGGTGACGCTGACCGCATCGTTTACTACTACCTCCGCGACGGCAAGACcttccgcctcctcgacggcgacaagaTTGCTGTGCTTGCTGCTCTCTTCAtcgaggacctcgtcaagcGTGCCAAGCTCCACGATGACATCAAGGTCGGCGTTGTTCAGACCGCCTATGCCAACGGATCATCGACCAAGTTCATCAAGGAG cgcaACATCCCAGTGACCTGCACTGCTACTGGTGTGAAGCACCTGCACCACGCGGCGCTCAAGTATGACGTCGGTGTCTACTTTGAGGCCAACGGGCATGGCACCGTCCTCTTCTCGTCTGGCGCGCTCGAAACGCTGCACAAGGCCAAGCCGAACTCGCcggacgaggtcaaggcgaTCAAgaacctcctcgccctctccgAGCTCATCAATCAGGCCGTTGGTGATGCGTTGTCGGATCTCCTCCTGGTCGAGGTAGTCCTCGCGCATCGCGCGTGGGGTGCGGCCGAGTGGGACGCCGGGTACGAGGACCTCCCCAACCGCCTGGTGAAGGTCGAGGTCCCCGACCGCACCATCTTCCTTaccaccgacgccgagcgcaagctcaCCTCGCCGGATGGGCTGCAGAagctcatcgacgaggcggtcctcaaggtcaagcAAGGCCGCTCGTTCGTTCGGCCTTCGGGGACAGAGGACTGCGTGCGTGTCTACGCCGaggcctcgacgacgtccaGTACTGACCAGCTTGCCGCTATCGTTACCGACCTGGTCAAGCAGGCCGCTGCAGCTGCGGCGACTGCGTAG
- the CWC22 gene encoding uncharacterized protein (Domain in DAP-5, eIF4G, MA-3 and other proteins) — translation MPRSPSASRSPPSRSRGRSFSDDEGPPSKRKRSLSASPRGRSPSPPSRRRRSRSPESRPDETKNGNGAVTTVDDAARAEFAKLLGSRSGGAYIPPARLRAMQAEAAKDKTSPEYQRLSWDALRKSINGMINKVNVTNIKHVIPELFGENLIRGRGLFAQSIMRAQAASLPFTPIFASLVAIVNTKLPTVGELVLTRLISQFRRAYKRNDKSVCTATSTFIAHLVNQYVAHEIVALQILLLCLERPTDDSIEVAVAFTREVGLFLAEHAPKANTMVFERFRAVLHDGKVSKRCQYMIEVLFQVRKDKYKDNPMIPEGLDLVEEEEQITHKLKLEDELQVLQGLNLFKPDPNFLENEARYDEIKKEIIGDSDDESGTSGDDEYSDDDDDDDVAPDKEGIQDMTEQNLINLRRTIFLTIMNSLNFEEAVHKLLKVNIPEGREMELVNMIVECCSQERSYSNFFGLIAERFCKLNRQWTDLFQEAFTKYYDTIHRYETNKLRNIGRLFGHLLASDGISWAVLHTVHMNEEETTSSSRIFIKFVFNEMKEEMGLKKLVERLKIPDLQPAFAGIFPTDNPRNTRFAINFWTMIGLGAATDDMRTWLETAPERLAAQAHDSSDSDSSSDLSSSSLSSSDYSSDDSRYSRRRRRRYSSESDSRSPPPRRRRESDSRSPPARRRRGSSKSDSRSPPPRRRYSDSLSPPRRGRDSRSPPPRRRADSRSPSPPPRRRADSRSPSPPPRRRDSRDDSPPRRRAVSRSPPPRRDSRDTPPRRK, via the exons ATgcctcgctcgccgtctGCTTCTCGTTCGCCACCTTCTCGCTCCCGCGGGAGAAGCTTCTCGGACGACGAAGGACCGCCCTCGAAGCGTAAGAG GTCTCTGTCCGCCTCTCCTCGCGGGCGttctccatcccctccttcacgccgtcgccggtcgcgctcgcccgaATCGCGACCAGATGAGACGAAGAACGGCAACGGGGCGGTGACAACGGTCGACGAtgctgcgcgcgcagagttcgccaagctcctcggTTCGCGTTCCGGGGGGGCGTACATTCCACCCGCCCGCCTGCGCGCGATGCAGGCGGAAGCGGCAAAGGACAAGACGAGTCCCGAGTATCAGCGCCTGAGCTGGGACGCATTGCGCAAGTCGATTAACGGTATGATCAACAAGGTCAACGTCACCAACATCAAGCATGTCATCCCCGAGCTGTTTGGCGAGAACCTGATTCGCGGTCGCGGGCTATTTGCGCAGTCGATTATGCGGGCCCAggccgcctcgctcccATTCACCCCTATCTTCGCGTCGCTCGTCGCAATTGTCAACACCAAGCTGCCCaccgtcggcgagctggtACTCACTCGCCTCATCTCACAGTTCCGTCGGGCGTACAAGCGTAACGACAAGTCGGTGTGCACCGCAACATCGACATTCATCGCCCACCTCGTGAACCAGTATGTTGCGCACGAGATTGTCGCCCTCCAGATCCTCCTTCTCTGTCTAGAGCGCCCAACCGACGACTCAATCGaggtcgccgtcgcgtTTACCCGCGAAGTCGgtctcttcctcgctgAGCACGCTCCCAAGGCCAACACAATGGTATTCGAGCGCTTCCGCGCTGTTCTTCACGACGGCAAGGTGTCGAAGCGTTGCCAGTACATGATTGAGGTGTTGTTCCAGGTGCGCAAGGACAAGTACAAGGACAACCCGATGATCCCCGAAGGTCTGGATCttgtggaggaggaagagcagATCACGCacaagctcaagctggAAGACGAGTTGCAGGTGCTGCAGGGCCTCAACCTGTTCAAGCCAGACCCAAACTTCCTCGAGAATGAGGCGCGGTACGACGagatcaagaaggagaTCATCGGCGACTCAGACGATGAGTCGGGCACGAGTggagacgacgagtactctgacgacgacgatgacgacgacgtggcTCCAGACAAGGAGGGTATTCAGGACATGACTGAGCAGAACCTCATCAACCTGAGGAGGACGATCTTCCTGACGATTATGAACTCGCTCAACTTTGAGGAAGCGGTCCacaagctcctcaaggtCAACATTCCCGAGGGCCGCGAGATGGAGCTCGTCAACATGATTGTCGAATGTTGCTCGCAAGAGCGTTCGTACTCGAACTTCTTCGGTCTGATCGCCGAGCGCTTCTGCAAGCTGAACCGTCAGTGGACGGACCTCTTCCAGGAGGCGTTTACCAAGTACTATGACACGATCCATCGGTACGAGACGAACAAGCTGCGTAATATCGGGCGCCTCTTTGGACACCTACTCGCGTCGGACGGTATCTCGTGGGCCGTCCTGCACACGGTGCACATGAACGAAGAGGAGACGACGTCATCCTCGCGTATCTTCATCAAGTTCGTGTTCAacgagatgaaggaggagatggggtTGAAGAAGCTTGTCGAACGTCTCAAAATCCCGGACCTGCAGCCAGCTTTCGCCGGCATCTTCCCTACGGACAACCCGCGGAACACGCGTTTTGCCATCAACTTCTGGACAATGATTGGTCTCGGCGCGGCCACCGACGACATGCGCACCTGGCTCGAGACGGCACcggagcgcctcgccgctcaGGCGCATGACAGCTCGGACTCtgactcgtcgtcggacttgtcgagctcgtcgttgtcgagtTCGGACTATTCGTCCGACGACTCGCGTTACTCgcgtcgccggcgtcgccgctactcgtccgagtcggacTCGCGttccccacctccccgccggcgccgagaGTCAGACTCGCGTTCCCCGCCAgcccgccgtcgtcgtggcTCGTCCAAGTCTGACTCGCgctctccgccgccgcgcaggcgctACTCGGACTCGCTTTCTCCACCACGCCGCGGACGAGACTCacgctctcctccacctcgccgtcgtgcCGACTCGAGATCCCCgtcgcctccacctcgccgtcgtgcCGACTCGAGATCCCCgtcgcctccacctcgccgccgcgatTCTCGTGACGATtccccgccccgccgccgtgctgtctcgcgctcgccgcctcctcgtcgcgatTCCCGTGACACCCCGCCCCGTCGCAAGTAG
- a CDS encoding uncharacterized protein (Nineteen complex-related protein 2): MFIKRARPRPSARARTRDVEDEEPAASSPLAESGAAAAEEGGEDEAGSVLNRVKAKKKGMKGKGGRLSFAGDVDSGDSSTAFKQKKSLLSQALRASTPIASSQAAAASSSQSYSAEYLSELKAATPTRAPAADDDDDSGNLSRAARDKYASVIDADSAAGIPDPVAIAAAKNRRKAVVEAKRHGIEPGEDFISLGKEPHPESRLMREEDEGEDGDEDLADYTGANDRLYLGKNANKRAAQRLKGEIGELIEDHEMESESDEETREWERSLVERGGVQQDAPKPQKVKTAGYIPTPIPASRPVPTISSAVGRIEQRMAALKATTEEHERNLENATRELVLLEEQERDLRKQVESTEGKRAWVEEFQGWVETLGHFLEEKVPLLDVIEKDANRFAQERAERISVRRAGDDSDDLALVLGVAANQTRPEEQSASESAPNSDARKIRRQAHADRRARRRGIVAAPDDDGLSTDDELDGDLADDYEAAQHEIERRVHGLLEDVKAEDLRDPEVGAAVRFAEWRKRYPEEYEGAFGGLSLVQAWEFWARGEMVGWDPVRSDATLDSFRWYRGLYEYSRPRMEDDDDDDAMDLEPDVAPEGDQAVEMVSKLVVPNLLSALEKYDPYSARQTRKLRDVVDFVGMLLGEDHRKYQDLVRCVIGVYSSHIASLATAVAGAAGPIATRAPPYNPAARSAMQRFVRRRIKLLANLGQWRRLALDVKDLTARVVSLTLRPMLAKTWSEGGGDEMGAKVLAVAKELPPNLVQFLQTGR, translated from the exons ATGTTTATCAAAAGGGCGCGGCCACGCCCATCCgccagggcgaggacgcgggacgttgaggatgaggagccggctgcgagctcgccgctcgCTGAATCTGgtgcggctgcggccgaagaaggcggcgaggacgaggccggcTCCGTCCTGAACCGCGTCAAagcgaagaagaagggcatGAAGGGGAAAGGTGGGAGATTGAGCTTCGCTGGAGATGTCGAC TCTGGCGACTCTTCAACCGCGTTCAAGCAGAAGAAGTCGCTGCTCTCGCAAgcgctgcgcgcgagcacgccgaTCGCGTCATCACAAGCTGCTGCCGCGTCTTCCTCCCAATCCTACTCAGCCGAGTACCTCTCGGAATTGAAAGCCGCAACACCTACGCgtgcgccggcggcggacgacgacgacgactcgggGAACCTCAgccgagctgcgcgggACAAGTACGCGTCGGTCATCGACGCAGACAGCGCCGCGGGGATCCCCGACCCAGTGGCCATCGCGGCCGCTAAGAATAGACGCAAAGCGGTGGTCGAAGCAAAGCGTCACGGCATCGAGCCCGGCGAGGACTTCATCTCGCTGGGGAAGGAGCCGCATCCCGAATCCCGCCTGatgcgcgaggaggacgagggcgaggacggggatGAGGACCTGGCGGACTACACAGGCGCCAACGACCGGTTATACCTCGGCAAGAACGCGAACAAgcgggcggcgcagcgGTTGAAAGGCGAGATTGGAGAGCTGATCGAGGACCA cgagatggagagcgaGTCGGATGAGGAGACGCGGGAGTGGGAACGCAGCCTCGTTGAGCGCGGTGGTGTGCAGCAGGACGCACCGAAGCCTCAGAAGGTCAAGACTGCTGGGTATATCCCAACACCTATCCCCGCGTCCAGACCAGTGCCAACCATCAGCTCTGCCGTCGGTCGGATAGAGCAGCGCATGGCGGCGCTTAAGGCGACAACGGAGGAACACGAACGCAACCTGGAGAACGCGACCAGGGAACTTGTTCTTCTCGAAGAACAGGAGCGCGACCTTCGCAAGCAGGTCGAGAGCACAGAGGGCAAGCGAGCCTGGGTCGAAGAATTCCAGGGTTGGGTCGAGACGCTGGGCCActtcctcgaggagaaAGTGCCGCTGCTGGACGTGATCGAGAAGGATGCGAACCGGTTCGCGCAGGAACGCGCCGAACGCATCTCCGTCAGGCGGGCCGGCGACGATTCGGAcgatctcgcgctcgtgctcggTGTAGCTGCGAACCAGACACGGCCAGAGGAGCAGAGTGCGAGCGAGAGTGCACCGAATTCGGATGCGCGCAAGATCCGTAGGCAAGCCCACGCCGATCGCCGCGCCAGGAGGCGAGGTATCGTAGCTGcgccagacgacgacggtctctcgaccgacgacgagcttgacggcGACCTTGCGGATGACTACGAGGCCGCGCAGCATGAAATCGAACGCCGCGTCCATgggctgctcgaggacgtcaaggCGGAAGACTTGCGCGATCCCGAGGTTGGCGCTGCTGTGCGCTTCGCCGAATGGCGCAAGCGGTATCCGGAGGAGTACGAGGGCGCGTTCGGCGGCCTGTCGCTCGTGCAGGCTTGGGAGTTTTGGGCGCGCGGTGAGATGGTTGGCTGGGATCCAGTACGA AGTGACGCGACGCTCGATTCGTTCAGGTGGTACCGCGGGTTGTACGAGTACTCGCGACCGAGAATGgaagacgacgatgacgatgacgcgATGGATCTCGAGCCCGACGTCGCACCCGAGGGCGACCAAGCTGTCGAGATGGTCTCGAAGCTCGTTGTCCCGAACCTGCTCAGTGCCCTCGAGAAATACGACCCCTACTCAGCGAGGCAGACACGCAAGCtccgcgacgtcgtcgacttTGTCGGAATGCTTCTAGGTGAGGACCACAGGAAATACCAGGACCTCGTGCGCTGCGTGATCGGCGTCTACTCATCACACATAGCCTCACTGGCCACAGCAGTTGCTGGTGCGGCGGGGCCGATAGCGACACGCGCTCCGCCGTACAACCCCGCCGCACGGAGCGCGATGCAGCGCTTTGTGCGCCGACGAATCAAGCTGCTTGCCAACCTCGGGCAGTGGCGacgcctcgcccttgacgtCAAAGACCTCACGGCGCGGGTAGTCAGCCTTACGCTCCGACCTATGCTTGCCAAAACGTGGTCcgagggtggtggcgacgagatgggcgCCAAGGTCCTCGCGGTGGCGAAGGAGTTGCCGCCAAACCTCGTCCAGTTCCTACAGACGGGGAGGTAA
- the RPC10 gene encoding uncharacterized protein (RNA polymerase subunit CX), giving the protein MSNPYQSSRPDESHMPKRDAPKPTEASEYLCGDCGHKTSIKMGELIRCRECGHRVMYKPRTHKTVVQFEAR; this is encoded by the exons ATGAGCAACCCGTACCAGTCGTCGCGTCCCGATGAGTCGCACATGCCCAAGCGCGATGCCCCCAAGCCCACCGAGGCGAGCGAGTACCTCTGCGGTG ACTGCGGACACAAGACGTCGATCAAGATGGGCGAGCTTATCCGTTGCCGCGAGTGCGGACACCGTGTCATGTACAAGCCGCGTACCCACAAGA CAGTT GTCCAGTTCGAGGCGCGGTAG
- the CIC1 gene encoding uncharacterized protein (Ribosomal protein L1p/L10e family), translating to MPPSTAASKKIKAKKAAAAPIDAAPTGSLPAGFKTDQARKAVDALLAYQEKAAAERERTELIARDEHVWLSINTKTGSTRKKLMPVKIQLPFPPLPPPPATSVCLITKDPQREYKDLLEEKGIKFVDRVVGVEKLRGKFKPFEPRRQLRNDHDLFLVDDRVLPMMPKLLGKMFFEAKKTPIPVNVLRKDLKAELGRAIACTYFHPSTGTSHSVRIATPSVTTAEETVANLLAAAPAAAELVGGWDNVLSVGIKTSTSVLLPVWNAPLTGRFKNTEDEMEVEEPKPKAKAVEKPKAAVKEKAAPALKKSSTVGSGAKKAKAAVVGSAKPKSKAKAK from the exons ATGCCGCCCTCCACCGCTGCATCCAAGAAgatcaaggccaagaaggccgctGCGGCCCCGATTGACGCCGCTCCGACCGGCTCGTTGCCCGCCGGCTTCAAGACCGATCAGGCGCGTaaggccgtcgacgccctgCTTGCGTACcaggagaaggcggcggctgAGCGTGAGCGAACAGAGCTTattgcgcgcgacgagcatGTTTGGCTCTCGATCAATACCAAGACGGGAAGCACGCGTAAGAAGCTCATGCCGGTCAAGAT CCAGCTCCCCTTcccgcccctccccccaccacccGCAACCTCCGTCTGCCTTATCACCAAGGACCCGCAGCGCGAGTACAAGGATCTGCTGGAGGAGAAGGGTATTAAGTTTGTGGACCGTGTCGTTGGCGTCGAGAAGCTTCGCGGAAAGTTCAAGCCGTTCGAGCCCCGCCGGCAACTGCGTAACGACCACGACCTGTTCCTTGTCGACGACCGTGTGCTCCCCATGATGCCCAAGCTTCTCGGCAAGATGTTCttcgaggccaagaagacgCCCATCCCCGTCAACGTGCTCCGCAAGgacctcaaggccgagcttggccgcgcCATTGCCTGCACTTACTTCCACCCCTCGACCGGCACGTCTCA CTCCGTGCGGATAGCGACACCGAGCGTCACGACGGCTGAGGAGACGgtcgccaacctcctcgctgccgcgcctgctgcggccgagctcgtcggcggaTGGGACAACGTGCTGTCGGTCGGGATCAAGACGAGCACGTCGGTGCTCCTGCCTGTGTGGAACGCGCCCTTGACGGGCCGGTTCAAGAacaccgaggacgagatggaaGTCGAGgagcccaagcccaaggctAAGGCTGTGGAGAAGCCCAAGGCCGCGGtgaaggagaaggccgcacccgcgctcaagaagaGCTCGACTGTCGGCTCGGGAGCCAAGAAGGCAAAGGCCGCGGTCGTCGGCTCGGCCAAGCCCAAgagcaaggccaaggccaagtaG